The window TCCTTGCAAAAAAGCTGGGTGCAAAAAATTCCGTATTTGTCTTTTTCCATTTTGGTGTTTTTGAGCGGAGTCTACTTATTTTTATATGGAATTGAGCCTTATCATTTTGATCATTCAATCGCCGGCAAAGATTATACTCGTTATATCAAATTATTGTTTGACGCCTTTCTGGTCGCTCTTTCCATCACTTTGATATTAAGTGTCAAAGGGGTTTATTTAGGGACGAAGAGAGCTCGCCACTTTGTTTTCAACAGCTTTGTTCTGGCGCTTCTTTTTGTTCTCTTAACAGCGGGAACCGTTTTAGAGGTTATTTGGCTGATTGGCATGATCTTGCTTTTTGGCTACTCGAAGAAAAAGTTCGACCGCATCCGCCGTCCTGTAACGGGGGTCCGGAAACTGGTTCTTGTCGGCTTGTTTATGTTGTTTTATTGGATCTACTTTATTACGTTAAACAGTCTTCCTGATTATGCATATGAACTAGGAATGACCGTACAAAAAAATGATGTCGAATTGACATTTGGAATGAGCACCGCTATCTTCCTCATTCTGAATATCATTTTTTATTACACTTTTGAATCCAAGCACAACGAAAAATTCGAAATGGAAGTTTCCGATGAGAAGCTTTTGGAATTGCTTCATCATTATGGGGGAAATTATTTAAGCCATTTGGCGTTTTTAGGGGACAAATCCTTTTTCTTGTCCAAAGATGGAAATGCCTTTATTCAATTTTCGATCATTCGCGATAAAGTGGTGGTGCTTGGCGATCCGGTGGGAAACGAAGACTCGTTTTATTCATTGTTGAATGATCTTTATAAAAAAGCGGATCGTTTCGGTTATCATATCATTTTTTATCAAGTCCAATCTAAATACATGCCGATGTACCATGACTTTGGCAACTCCTTCTTTAAACTGGGAGAGGAAGCGATCGTCGATTTAACTTCATTTTCCTTGAGAGGAAAGCGAAAGGCAGGACTTCGATCCACCAAAAACAGATTAAAAAGAGAAAATATACGCTTTCGGATGGTGGAACCACCATTTACAGACGAATTTTTCCATAATCTTGAAGAAGTCTCTAATCAATGGCTCGGCAAGAAAAAAGAAAAAGGATTTTCTTTAGGTTATTTTGATCGAGACTATCTCTCGCTTGCCCCCGTCGCGGTATTGGAAACGGAAGAAGGAAAGATCATGGCCTTTGCCAGCTTAATGCCGACTTACCAGGAAGGAATTATTTCCATCGACTTAATGCGATATGTACCCGATGCTCCTCCCGGCATTATGGACGGTCTATTGATTGCCATGATTGAATGGGCACAAGAACACGGCTATACCACATTCAACTTAGGTATGACGCCGCTTTCCAATGTCGGCCAAACCGAAACTGCTTTTTGGCCGGAACGGATTGCTTCCCATATGTTTCATCATATTCAATATATTTACCATTTCGCCGGACTGCGAAAATTCAAAGAAAAATATGATCCAAACTGGGAGCCAAGATATATGGCTTACCGAAAATACCGCTTCTTGCCTTTCTCGATGATCGATGTCGCAAGACTCATCAATCGCGGGAAACCGAAACCATCATCTTCTAAATGATACAGCAAAAAAGGACATGCCGACATTCTACGCGTTTATCGCAGATTGCCAACATGTCCTTTTTTTATCATGAACGCTCACGTAAAAAGCTTTTATATAAAATCGAAAAACGAGGCCTTGCTCCAAATGGATGATGGATGAAACTTATTAAGCTTCTTGATAGTTATGATAAATTTCTTGCACATCATCGTTGTCTTCGAGCATGTCGAGCAATTTTTCCATTTTGGCTGATTGCTCATCATCAAGCACCGTATAAGTTTGCGGAACCATCGTGATTTCAGCGGTTGCAAAAGTAAATCCCGCTTTTTCCAAGTTTTCTTTCACTTCCATAAAGTTCTCCGGATCCGTATAAATTTCAAAAGCTTCCTCGCTCGTTTCCATTTCTTCCGCTCCGGCTTCAATAGCTTGCAGAAGCATATCATCTTCGTCGAGATTCAAATCTTCTCTTTCAATGACCAAATAGCCTTTGCGGTCAAACAAATAGGAAACACAGCCTGTTTCCCCAAGATTTCCTCCATTTTTCGAAAAAGCCATCCGCACATTTGATGCCGTGCGGTTTTTGTTGTCAGTCAAGCACGTGACCATGATGGCAACACCGCCGGGGCCATATCCTTCATACACAATTTCCTCGTAATTTTCTCCATTTTGATTGCCGCGAGCTTTTTCAATGGCTCGTTTTATATTGTCATTTGGCATGTTTGCCGCTTTCGCCTTTTCAACGACAAGCCGTAAAGCAGGGTTAGCGTCAGGATCAGGAAGCCCTCTTTTGGCGGCTACGTAGATTTCTTTCGCCAGCTTTTGAAACACTTTCCCTTTTTTCGCATCCTGCGCATTTTTTCTCCGTTGGATATTTTTCCATTTAGAATGACCTGCCATCCTAAATACCCCTCTCAAATCTGTTTTTCCGACAATAATATAGCACATTTTATTTCCTTTTGGTAAGTTCCTGGGGATTACGGACCGTTCAGGCGAACACGAGCGCAGCCTCGACAGACCAAAGGCTCTTCCTCTTCTTCGCTTTTGCTTTTTATTCCTTCCAACGCCGAATGATAATGGATGTGCCGGTCTCCTCTTTGATTTCTACGGAATAATGGAAAAAGCGCTGTTTGGCATTAACTAAGTGAAATTGTAGATGACCGCGGTGGGCGAGAATCAGTGGAAAAAGCGGACCAGGCGAGGCCCGAGAGCGAGAAGACACACGGAAAGCGAGTGAATTTCACGATAGAAAGCTTTACTCAAAAAAGGGGTGCCCCTGTGTCATATTACTGACTTTCGGGACATCCCCTTTTTCTTTATCTTTCCTGATGGCGTAAAGTTCGCATCATTTCTTTTAAATCAAGTTCTATTTGATCTTTTGGTCCGCCGTCCCTTAGTTCATTATCTATATTGCGAACGCGGCCGAAATTGCCTATACCCGTAACAACAGTGCATCGGCGCCCGTTTAAATACGGTTGGACTGCTTTTTTGACGCTTGATTTGACTTTTTCTTTAGCCGATCCGTTTTCGGTTATGACCGCAATGATCACATCTTTGTTATAAACGACGGCTCTTGCATCTTGAACATGATTGACTTTTACCGCTTTAGCGGCCAGTCTCTCTGCCATTTTCCCTTCATAAGCTTGATAATATGAATTTTTGGTCTGAGGCAATTGAGTTTGCAAATGTCCATGATAGTTTGCATCTTTACGACTGAACTGATTATCTCTGGCCCAAAAGTTTTTATCATCTTTCGCAAGCGGAACGGTCGGGTTGGGAGGATTTCCGTTATCATCACGCACTTGCAAATATCTTCTTTTATGTTCACGAATGGCCTGACCTTCTCTGCCGACAGAGTGGTCATACAGTTCTGTCATCGGGCCATCATGCCGGTCATTCGTATCGCCGCCATGCCCTTCGTTGGAAAAAACACCCTTTGGATGATAATTGGCCCGGTCGCCTCCATAAGCGTCTTCTCCTCCTGAACAAGCGGCAAGACTCAAAACCATCACTCCCGAAACGAGAGATTGGTAAATTTTTTTCACCATTATCCCCTCTTTTGCCACATAGTGAGCTCGACAATCAGCTCATTTTATAGTGTGCGGGGCTTAAAAAAAACTATACGAGGGAATGGATTCGAAAAACGATACGTCATTTGAACATTCTAGCGAATATTTTGTTAAAAAAGGCCGTGCGTTCGTCCATTTCCTTGACGGTTATTTGATATAAATACGGTAAATGACCGCTTCGAGGGCGTTTGAAAAAACGGTTCCATTCTCTAAAGATATCGCTTGGAAACAGCAAATGAGCAAGAAAAAATGGATCATCTTGATATTTGTCCAAAAAAGGATGTTTCCAAAGAAGGGATTCATCCCAATGAAGAATGGGCAAAACTCTCATGGCAAACTGAATGTAATCATATGTTTTCGGAGCAATGGCAATCAGGTCGAAATCCGTAATAAACAAGCGATTAGAGCGATCTTTGATAAAATTATGATGGGCGACGTCTCCGTGAATGATCGCCATTTCATCTTGTATCGTGAATTTCGATATTGCCTCTATCGCTCGTTCCCCCATCCATAAATACTTTTTGATCGCGTTCAAAGATAAATACCATTCCAGTTTCTTTCTATTGGCCTCAAATTCATGATGCCTCTCTTTCCATTTTTTTGTTTGATCAAACTGCGAAATAACAGACAAAAAAGAGGAATAAAATGTCTCTGTGCAAGCGTGGAATTCATTTAAAACAGAAAGAGCTTGAATTCTTTCTTCTTCTCTTTTATAGGAAAAAGGGGGAATGGATGATTCGATCCATCGGAAAACGCCATAAAATCGTTTTTGAAAGGAGATGACTTCTTCCGTTTGCATAGGATGAGGCTCTGCTGTTTTTAAAAAATGAACGCTATGAAGCGAACGAATAAGTGCTTGTTGTTGTTTCCATTTTGTTTCTGAAGAAAATTCCTTCAGAAACCATGGTCCTGACGGCAAAAAAATTTTCCATTTTCCTTCTTTTATAGGCTTATAGGACAGCACGGGTTCTTTCAACACATTTTGAACAGATAAAAGGAGACGATGACTAAAATCGTCCCCACTACATACATCATTGATCATCATCATGACTCTCATCATCCGTTCTAGAGGTCCTAAAATCTGAATTTTGATCAGACGCCGGCGGATATCCCTGTTCCCCGTAAGGAGCCGCCGGTCCTGAACTGGGCTGGCCATAAAAACCGTATGGTGCCTGCGGATACAGGGGCTGATAAGGCGCCGGCTGAACCGGCATGAAAGTCCCTCCTGGATAAGACGGGATTTGTTGTCCGCTTTGATCTTGGCAATGGCAATCATTTGACCATTTACCCTCCGTCGGTCCTGCCTGTTGATAAGGCATTGGTTGATTTGGCATTGGTTGGTTTGGCATCTGATTTGGCATCGGTTGATTTGGCATCGGCGGATAGACTGCACCAGGATAAGAAGCACCATAATAAGGATCATATCCAGTTCCCGGTGCCACTGGGGAAATCGGAACATAATTCGGCTGGTTCCCGTAAGCACCCGGAGGATACATTCCTGGAGCCTGACTTTCCGTAAAAGGCAGCAGCGCTGAGGAGGACTCTTCCATTGGTTCATTCATCCCCGCTCCGGGAAGTCCGTACGGATAGGAAGGCTGGTGAAAAACCGGATTCGCGGCAGGTTGAACAACCGGGACGGGATGCGACCACTGCGGTTGATACGGATAAACCGGGACGGGAGCGGGATAACAATTCGTATAGTATGGACTTACATATGGAAAGTTCCCGCCACATTCAAATTGGGCGATTTGATGATGATGAGACGATGATTCCTTTTCTTCCGTGAATTCCACTGACTCCTCCAGTCCGGGAAATATATTGGGCGGCACCTTATGAATTTCTTTTTGCGTTTGTTGACTAATTTGTTTGTTCATTTGCTCCATTGTCACGTCAAAATGCTGATTGATTTCTATATCCGGAACGATTGGCTGCGGCATTATGGGGGCGACATGTTTGGGCTTTTCTTTCGGGACTTCTTTTTTGGTGACTTGGCTGGGCGTTTCTGCGGTTGGAATAGTAGGAGGTTTCGATTCTTTAAATGGATGTTCGTATTTTTTTATTTCTTTTCCATGATGTCCATGGTGGCCATGATGATGGCTGGGCCCTTTTTTTACGTTTCCCCCTGTTCCGGGTATTTTAATTTTCATGCCAGGCATAATCATTTCCGGATTGGAGAGCTGAGAATTTATCTTTTTTAATTCTTCAAAAGACACGCCGTACTTTTTTGCGATCGTCCACAGCGTATCACCTTTTTGCACTATATGGATCTTCAACATTTTTCCCTCCTTAGGCGTAAGTCCATATATTGTATGCCTCAGATCCCAAAATGCGATTGAACTTACACAAAAATTTATGTTTTTTCCCCAAAAAATATGCCTTTCCTGCTCGGAAAGACATGATAGGCGGCCATTTTGAATCATGCAAGTGCAAGCATTCGTTCAAGCGCAAGTTTGGCTTCAATCGCTACTTGTTCAGGCACCTTGATGAAATTGACGGAATCTCCTTTGTAAATGGACTCCAATGACCAAAGCAGATGGGGAAGATCAATACGGTTCATCGTCATACACGGGCAAAAATTCGGGTTAAGGGAAATAATATGTTTATCCGGATGTTGTTTGATCAGACGACTGACGAGATTCATTTCTGTTCCAATCGCCCAAGATGTTCCCGGCGCCGCTTTTTCAATTGTTTGGATAATGTAGTTCGTGGAACCGCTGCTATCCGAAGCCTCCACGACTTCCCGACGACATTCCGGATGTACGATAATATTGATGTTCGGATATTTATTCCGTACTTCCCGGACATTATGGATAGTAAAATTTTCATGTACAGAACAATGCCCTTTCCATAAAATCACTTTAATCTCATTCACATCCCCATCGTAGATCAATTCGTCTTTCAACGGGTCCCAAAGAGCCATTTGTTGAAGATCGACACCTAAATCATAAGCGGTATTTCGTCCAAGATGTTGGTCCGGGAGAAACAGAATTCGTTCTTTTTGCGAGAATCCCCATTTCAATATTTTATGGGCATTGGAAGAAGTGACCGTGGCTCCGCCGTTTCTGCCAACAAATGCTTTGATCTCCGCCGTGGAATTCACATATGTTAATGGCAAAACGGTGTCGCCAAACCAATTCGCCAGCTTGTTCCATGCCCTCTCTGTTTGATGGATATCCGCCATATCCGCCATCGAGCAGCCGGCTTTCCTATCGGGCAATATCACTTTTTGATCAGGCGCGGTCAAAATATCAGCCGTCTCCGCCATAAAATGAACACCGCAAAAGACGATGTATTCCGCCTTTTTATTATCAGCGGAAATCCTCGCAAGCTTAAAAGAATCTCCAACGGCATCCGCAAATTGAATCACTTCATCCCTTTGATAATGATGCCCGGGAATAAACAATCGTTCTCCTAAACGAGTTTTCAATTCTCGGACTCTTTCTTCCATCTCTTGAATGGTCATCTTGTTATAATGCTCCGGAATCACCGTTGTTTGTTGAAGCGCCTGCAACAAATTCATCATCCAATCCCCCTTTTAAGATATAAAATTTGGCTGCACCTTTGCGCTGATATCGAGCACTTGGTAAGAGTGGGTCAAAAAGCCAAGAGAAATCCATTGTACACCCGTTTCGGCATACGCTCTCAAATTCGACAAAGTAATGCCTCCTGAAGCTTCTGTACGAATATGATTCGGCACATAAATGATCCAATCGCGTATTTGTTCCGGAGTGCAATTATCAAACATAATAACATCGGCACCGGCTTCTACCGCTTCCAGCAGCTGTTCTTTCGTTTCAATTTCCACTTCTACTTTCGTCGTGTGCCCGGCAAACTGTTTTGCCCTTTTCACCGCAGACAAAATACTCCCTGCAAATGCAATATGATTATC of the Bacillus smithii genome contains:
- a CDS encoding YebC/PmpR family DNA-binding transcriptional regulator, which produces MAGHSKWKNIQRRKNAQDAKKGKVFQKLAKEIYVAAKRGLPDPDANPALRLVVEKAKAANMPNDNIKRAIEKARGNQNGENYEEIVYEGYGPGGVAIMVTCLTDNKNRTASNVRMAFSKNGGNLGETGCVSYLFDRKGYLVIEREDLNLDEDDMLLQAIEAGAEEMETSEEAFEIYTDPENFMEVKENLEKAGFTFATAEITMVPQTYTVLDDEQSAKMEKLLDMLEDNDDVQEIYHNYQEA
- the mprF gene encoding bifunctional lysylphosphatidylglycerol flippase/synthetase MprF produces the protein MQQFLTFKRLRSSAKFFFSLAIIVFVFFQGKRELSNISISDSIRLLKSLSSYQVTVVVLLGLLAVSTMFLYDFFLLRFLNLNIRTGKIFRISWIANTLNGILGFGGIIGAGLRMMLYKQHTKEESKLLRGIAWMATGTLAGLSFYCLFVLLNFFHAKPLLASKKWLDIVVVVIALYLPAFFLLSRIKGKDATSFTLSVQYMVASIIEWLSAAIVAFFSLRVLGIHVPFGTACGIFFTSAAAGLISMIPGGLGAFDVIYLIGFQELGYQEETIVSALLLYRTVYYFLPFLLGLIFTIYEFSGNVLKKPEMKPILGPAIDTSSVVLSLQKSWVQKIPYLSFSILVFLSGVYLFLYGIEPYHFDHSIAGKDYTRYIKLLFDAFLVALSITLILSVKGVYLGTKRARHFVFNSFVLALLFVLLTAGTVLEVIWLIGMILLFGYSKKKFDRIRRPVTGVRKLVLVGLFMLFYWIYFITLNSLPDYAYELGMTVQKNDVELTFGMSTAIFLILNIIFYYTFESKHNEKFEMEVSDEKLLELLHHYGGNYLSHLAFLGDKSFFLSKDGNAFIQFSIIRDKVVVLGDPVGNEDSFYSLLNDLYKKADRFGYHIIFYQVQSKYMPMYHDFGNSFFKLGEEAIVDLTSFSLRGKRKAGLRSTKNRLKRENIRFRMVEPPFTDEFFHNLEEVSNQWLGKKKEKGFSLGYFDRDYLSLAPVAVLETEEGKIMAFASLMPTYQEGIISIDLMRYVPDAPPGIMDGLLIAMIEWAQEHGYTTFNLGMTPLSNVGQTETAFWPERIASHMFHHIQYIYHFAGLRKFKEKYDPNWEPRYMAYRKYRFLPFSMIDVARLINRGKPKPSSSK
- the nadA gene encoding quinolinate synthase NadA → MNLLQALQQTTVIPEHYNKMTIQEMEERVRELKTRLGERLFIPGHHYQRDEVIQFADAVGDSFKLARISADNKKAEYIVFCGVHFMAETADILTAPDQKVILPDRKAGCSMADMADIHQTERAWNKLANWFGDTVLPLTYVNSTAEIKAFVGRNGGATVTSSNAHKILKWGFSQKERILFLPDQHLGRNTAYDLGVDLQQMALWDPLKDELIYDGDVNEIKVILWKGHCSVHENFTIHNVREVRNKYPNINIIVHPECRREVVEASDSSGSTNYIIQTIEKAAPGTSWAIGTEMNLVSRLIKQHPDKHIISLNPNFCPCMTMNRIDLPHLLWSLESIYKGDSVNFIKVPEQVAIEAKLALERMLALA
- the safA gene encoding SafA/ExsA family spore coat assembly protein encodes the protein MLKIHIVQKGDTLWTIAKKYGVSFEELKKINSQLSNPEMIMPGMKIKIPGTGGNVKKGPSHHHGHHGHHGKEIKKYEHPFKESKPPTIPTAETPSQVTKKEVPKEKPKHVAPIMPQPIVPDIEINQHFDVTMEQMNKQISQQTQKEIHKVPPNIFPGLEESVEFTEEKESSSHHHQIAQFECGGNFPYVSPYYTNCYPAPVPVYPYQPQWSHPVPVVQPAANPVFHQPSYPYGLPGAGMNEPMEESSSALLPFTESQAPGMYPPGAYGNQPNYVPISPVAPGTGYDPYYGASYPGAVYPPMPNQPMPNQMPNQPMPNQPMPYQQAGPTEGKWSNDCHCQDQSGQQIPSYPGGTFMPVQPAPYQPLYPQAPYGFYGQPSSGPAAPYGEQGYPPASDQNSDFRTSRTDDESHDDDQ
- a CDS encoding YhcN/YlaJ family sporulation lipoprotein, which gives rise to MVKKIYQSLVSGVMVLSLAACSGGEDAYGGDRANYHPKGVFSNEGHGGDTNDRHDGPMTELYDHSVGREGQAIREHKRRYLQVRDDNGNPPNPTVPLAKDDKNFWARDNQFSRKDANYHGHLQTQLPQTKNSYYQAYEGKMAERLAAKAVKVNHVQDARAVVYNKDVIIAVITENGSAKEKVKSSVKKAVQPYLNGRRCTVVTGIGNFGRVRNIDNELRDGGPKDQIELDLKEMMRTLRHQER